One stretch of Elusimicrobiales bacterium DNA includes these proteins:
- the rpsJ gene encoding 30S ribosomal protein S10: MADEHKHSDGKAVRLDGQERIRIKLRSYDHRMLDQSVSRIVDTARRTGAIVAGPVLLPTRIRKYTVLRSPHTDKKSREQFEMRVHKRLIDLKSPTSKTVDELMKLDLPAGVDVEIKK, translated from the coding sequence ATGGCAGATGAACATAAGCACAGCGACGGCAAGGCCGTCCGCCTGGACGGACAGGAGCGCATCAGGATAAAACTCCGGTCCTACGACCACAGAATGCTGGACCAGTCGGTTTCCCGCATAGTGGATACAGCCAGGCGCACGGGCGCGATAGTGGCGGGGCCGGTGCTGCTTCCGACGAGAATTCGGAAGTACACCGTTCTGCGCTCTCCCCATACCGACAAGAAGTCGCGCGAGCAGTTTGAAATGCGCGTGCACAAACGGCTGATAGATTTGAAAAGCCCGACCTCCAAGACGGTGGACGAGTTGATGAAGCTCGACCTCCCCGCCGGCGTGGACGTGGAGATAAAGAAATAG